The following proteins are encoded in a genomic region of Streptococcus cristatus AS 1.3089:
- a CDS encoding 16S rRNA pseudouridine(516) synthase, whose translation MRLDKFLSLAKISRKEMKQKLRLRQIVIDGQPARSLSQNVDSGLQSINLEGKPLKHLAHRYFLMNKPAGAVTANSDAEKLTVLDLLAPEDFNDQLYAIGRLDRDTCGLLLITDNGPLGFQLLHPQYHIAKTYYVEVNGPLDSAATNAFQQGIIFLDGTRCKPAQLQIHTTNPEHSTASVTISEGKFHQVKKMFLAVGVKVTYLKRTHFGEFQLDPNLTEGSYRPLNPSELEIIKSYLEQTW comes from the coding sequence ATGCGCCTTGATAAATTCTTATCCCTAGCTAAGATTAGCCGGAAAGAAATGAAACAAAAACTACGACTAAGGCAGATTGTAATCGATGGTCAGCCAGCTCGCTCCCTCAGTCAAAATGTCGATAGTGGCCTCCAGTCCATTAACCTAGAAGGCAAACCTTTAAAACACCTAGCCCATCGTTATTTCCTAATGAACAAGCCTGCTGGTGCTGTGACTGCCAATTCTGACGCAGAAAAACTGACTGTCCTAGATTTGCTTGCGCCAGAAGATTTTAACGACCAGCTTTATGCCATCGGCCGCCTGGATCGCGATACATGTGGCCTGCTCTTGATTACAGATAATGGCCCACTGGGATTTCAGCTCCTCCACCCGCAATACCATATCGCAAAGACTTACTATGTAGAAGTCAACGGTCCTCTTGATTCAGCAGCTACAAACGCTTTTCAGCAAGGCATTATCTTTCTGGACGGCACCCGCTGCAAGCCTGCCCAACTTCAAATTCACACGACTAACCCCGAGCACTCCACCGCTTCAGTTACCATTTCTGAAGGGAAGTTCCATCAAGTCAAAAAAATGTTTCTTGCAGTTGGTGTCAAGGTCACCTATCTCAAACGTACGCATTTTGGTGAATTCCAACTGGATCCCAATCTGACAGAGGGCAGCTATCGACCGCTGAATCCTTCCGAACTCGAGATTATCAAAAGCTATTTGGAACAAACCTGGTAA
- a CDS encoding rhodanese-like domain-containing protein: MGTWILWAILLGMLAWMGFNYFRIRRAAKIVDNSEFEALIRQGQLIDLRDSSDFHRKHILGARNIPSQQLKSSINALRKDKPVLLYENSRGQRVTNAAIYLKKQGFNDIYILSYGLDSWTGKVKTS, from the coding sequence ATGGGAACTTGGATTTTATGGGCAATTTTGCTGGGAATGTTGGCTTGGATGGGCTTCAATTATTTCCGTATTCGTCGTGCAGCTAAGATAGTAGATAACAGTGAGTTTGAAGCTTTGATTCGTCAGGGGCAATTGATTGACCTGCGTGATTCATCGGATTTCCATCGCAAGCATATCTTGGGGGCGCGCAATATTCCGTCTCAACAGCTCAAGTCTAGTATCAATGCACTTCGCAAAGACAAACCAGTTCTTCTCTATGAAAATAGTCGTGGACAACGTGTGACCAATGCGGCAATCTACTTGAAAAAGCAAGGTTTTAATGATATTTATATCCTATCTTACGGTCTTGATTCATGGACTGGTAAGGTTAAGACAAGCTGA
- a CDS encoding YqgQ family protein, protein MKTLYDVQQFLKNFGIIIYMGKRLYDIEMMKIELERIYDAGLMDKLDYLEAEAVLRREHQAELKYLEDKGRN, encoded by the coding sequence ATGAAAACACTCTATGATGTGCAGCAATTTCTTAAAAATTTCGGGATCATTATCTATATGGGCAAGCGTCTTTATGATATTGAAATGATGAAAATTGAGTTGGAACGGATTTACGATGCCGGCCTGATGGATAAGCTTGATTATCTAGAGGCTGAGGCTGTCCTGCGCAGAGAGCATCAAGCAGAGTTGAAGTATTTAGAAGATAAAGGGAGAAACTAG
- a CDS encoding Dps family protein: MTQVKHGAAADVATFTNQNSLPKTKAVLNQVVSDLYTARIALHQVHWYMRGAGFMVWHPKMDEYMDTIDETLDEVSERLITLGGKPYSTLTEFIQHSKIEEKAGEFSKNVEESLERVIEIFRYLTDLYQEAMDVTDEEGDDVTNDIFVGAKADLEKTIWMLTAELGQAPGL, translated from the coding sequence ATGACTCAAGTAAAACATGGCGCTGCAGCAGACGTAGCAACTTTCACTAACCAAAATTCTTTACCAAAAACAAAAGCAGTTCTTAACCAAGTGGTTTCAGATCTTTATACAGCTCGTATCGCTCTTCACCAAGTTCACTGGTATATGCGTGGTGCAGGCTTCATGGTATGGCATCCAAAAATGGACGAATACATGGATACAATTGATGAAACATTGGATGAAGTCAGCGAACGCTTGATTACTCTAGGTGGTAAGCCTTATTCAACTCTGACAGAGTTTATCCAACACAGCAAAATTGAAGAAAAAGCTGGCGAATTCAGCAAGAATGTTGAAGAAAGCTTGGAGCGCGTGATTGAAATCTTCCGTTATCTGACAGATCTTTACCAAGAAGCGATGGATGTGACGGATGAAGAAGGTGACGATGTAACCAATGATATCTTCGTTGGTGCTAAAGCAGACCTTGAAAAGACTATCTGGATGTTGACAGCTGAGCTTGGTCAAGCACCAGGTTTGTAA
- a CDS encoding prepilin peptidase, translating to MIHLYFFLVGTILASFLGLVIDRFPAQSIISPSSHCDNCKQMLKARDLVPILSQLLNGFCCRFCKIRLPIWYAAFELVLGLLFLSWSLGYLPLAHLLLLTMGLTLAIYDQREQEYPLLIWLIFQFLLMATAGINPLMLFFLTLGLLAFFFDLRIGAGDFLFLASCSAIFSLTEILILIQIASFSGLACFCFKKKKDRLAFVPCLLLVLWWLFLISCCFLDKGCYAGVLFMKSFDNLRSDNDSI from the coding sequence ATGATACATCTATACTTTTTTCTGGTCGGAACGATTTTAGCCTCATTTCTAGGCTTGGTCATTGACCGCTTCCCTGCACAGTCCATCATCTCTCCAAGCAGTCACTGTGACAACTGCAAGCAGATGCTCAAAGCACGGGATTTGGTCCCTATCCTGTCTCAGTTGCTTAATGGCTTCTGTTGCCGTTTCTGCAAGATCCGCCTTCCTATCTGGTATGCTGCTTTTGAGTTAGTGCTGGGCTTGCTTTTTCTAAGCTGGAGTTTAGGCTATCTTCCGCTAGCCCATCTCTTACTGCTAACTATGGGCTTGACCTTGGCCATCTACGATCAGCGGGAGCAAGAATATCCTCTCCTAATCTGGCTGATTTTTCAGTTCTTGCTGATGGCGACAGCGGGTATCAATCCACTCATGCTCTTCTTTCTAACTCTGGGACTTCTAGCCTTCTTTTTTGATCTTCGTATTGGAGCTGGCGACTTTCTATTTCTCGCTTCCTGCTCTGCTATTTTCAGCCTAACAGAAATTCTCATTCTTATCCAAATAGCTAGCTTCTCTGGCCTCGCCTGTTTCTGCTTTAAAAAGAAAAAAGACAGGCTAGCTTTTGTACCCTGTCTTTTGTTGGTGTTGTGGTGGTTATTTCTTATAAGCTGCTGCTTCTTGGATAAAGGCTGCTATGCTGGCGTCCTTTTCATGAAGAGCTTTGACAATCTTAGATCCGACAATGACTCCATCTGA
- the trpA gene encoding tryptophan synthase subunit alpha — translation MTKTLTQHLETIKKAGKGIFLPYIMAGDHEKGLVGLPETIAFLENLGVSAIEIGLPFSDPVADGPVIEEAGLRSLGHHTSAKSLVASLQNLDTQLPLIIMTYFNPIFQYGLKDFVKDLARTPVKGLIIPDLPYEHRNFILPLLEDSDIALIPLVSLTTGLERQQELIKEAEGFIYAVAINGVTGKSGSYRNDLDQHLSKLRDIAEIPVLTGFGVSTLEDVDRFNQVSDGVIVGSKIVKALHEKDASIAAFIQEAAAYKK, via the coding sequence ATGACTAAAACACTCACTCAGCATTTAGAAACCATCAAAAAAGCAGGTAAGGGAATTTTCCTCCCTTATATCATGGCTGGTGATCACGAGAAAGGTTTAGTAGGTTTGCCGGAAACTATCGCTTTTTTGGAAAACTTGGGCGTGTCAGCTATTGAAATCGGTCTGCCATTTTCAGACCCTGTTGCAGATGGGCCGGTTATTGAAGAAGCCGGTCTGAGAAGTCTGGGCCACCATACTTCGGCCAAGTCTTTAGTCGCAAGCTTGCAGAATTTGGATACTCAGCTGCCTCTCATTATCATGACCTACTTCAATCCTATTTTCCAGTACGGTCTCAAAGATTTTGTAAAGGATTTGGCTAGGACACCGGTTAAAGGTTTGATTATTCCGGATCTGCCCTACGAACATAGAAATTTCATCTTGCCTTTACTGGAAGATTCAGATATTGCTCTTATTCCTTTAGTGAGTTTGACGACTGGCCTAGAACGTCAGCAGGAGCTAATTAAGGAGGCAGAAGGTTTTATCTACGCTGTAGCCATCAACGGTGTAACGGGTAAGAGCGGCAGCTACCGCAATGATTTGGACCAGCATTTGAGCAAACTCCGTGATATTGCAGAGATTCCAGTACTGACAGGCTTTGGCGTTTCGACTTTAGAGGATGTTGACCGCTTCAATCAAGTCTCAGATGGAGTCATTGTCGGATCTAAGATTGTCAAAGCTCTTCATGAAAAGGACGCCAGCATAGCAGCCTTTATCCAAGAAGCAGCAGCTTATAAGAAATAA
- the trpB gene encoding tryptophan synthase subunit beta, with protein MAYNQPNQEGFYGEFGGRFVPETLMTAVLELDKAYRESKKDPAFQAELDELLKQYVGRENPLYFAKNLTAYAGGAKIYLKREDLNHTGAHKINNALGQVLLAKRMGKKKIIAETGAGQHGVATATAAALFNMDCTIYMGEEDVKRQALNVFRMELLGAKVESVTDGSRVLKDAVNAALRAWVAQVDDTHYIMGSALGPHPFPEIVRDYQSVIGREAKRQFAEQNAGALPDALVACVGGGSNAIGLFYPFVDDSSVTMYGTEAAGRGVDTDEHAATLTKGRPGVLHGALMDVLQDEQGQILEAFSISAGLDYPGIGPEHSHFNAIKRATYVPVTDEEALEAFQLLSRIEGIIPALESSHAIAYAVKLTKELGPDKSMIVCLSGRGDKDVVQVKERLESESAQKGGAHD; from the coding sequence ATGGCATATAATCAACCCAATCAAGAAGGATTTTACGGTGAGTTTGGTGGACGATTTGTTCCCGAAACGCTGATGACAGCAGTTTTGGAGCTAGACAAAGCCTACCGTGAGAGTAAAAAAGACCCAGCCTTTCAGGCTGAGCTGGACGAATTGCTGAAGCAGTATGTAGGGCGGGAGAATCCTCTCTATTTTGCAAAAAATCTGACAGCCTATGCTGGCGGTGCTAAGATTTATCTGAAGCGGGAAGACCTCAACCATACCGGTGCCCATAAAATCAATAATGCCCTAGGCCAGGTCCTATTGGCCAAGCGAATGGGCAAGAAGAAAATCATTGCGGAGACTGGTGCAGGTCAGCACGGAGTAGCTACGGCCACAGCTGCAGCCCTTTTCAATATGGACTGTACTATCTATATGGGAGAAGAAGATGTCAAGCGCCAAGCCCTCAATGTCTTTCGGATGGAACTTTTAGGAGCCAAGGTAGAGTCTGTGACCGATGGCTCTCGAGTCCTCAAGGATGCAGTTAATGCTGCCTTGAGAGCTTGGGTGGCTCAGGTTGATGATACTCACTATATTATGGGCTCAGCATTAGGTCCCCATCCTTTCCCAGAGATTGTCCGCGACTATCAGAGTGTGATTGGGCGTGAGGCCAAGCGCCAGTTTGCTGAGCAAAATGCAGGTGCCTTACCCGATGCTTTAGTCGCCTGCGTTGGCGGTGGTTCCAATGCTATTGGGCTCTTTTATCCCTTTGTAGATGATAGCTCAGTTACTATGTATGGAACAGAGGCAGCTGGGCGAGGCGTGGATACAGATGAACATGCTGCGACCTTAACCAAGGGGCGGCCGGGTGTTTTACACGGTGCCTTGATGGATGTCTTGCAGGATGAGCAAGGCCAGATTCTGGAAGCTTTCTCTATCTCTGCCGGACTGGACTATCCGGGCATCGGTCCTGAACATTCTCATTTTAATGCTATCAAACGTGCCACTTATGTTCCAGTCACGGATGAAGAAGCCTTGGAAGCCTTTCAGCTCCTGTCTCGTATCGAAGGGATTATCCCTGCTCTAGAGTCTAGCCACGCTATTGCTTACGCAGTTAAGCTGACTAAGGAGTTGGGACCAGATAAATCAATGATTGTCTGCCTATCCGGCCGTGGTGACAAGGATGTCGTTCAGGTAAAGGAACGCTTGGAAAGTGAATCGGCTCAAAAAGGAGGTGCTCATGACTAA
- a CDS encoding phosphoribosylanthranilate isomerase, which yields MTKVKICGLSTASAVETACQAGADYIGFVFAESRRRVSLEQAQKLAALVPPAVRKVGVFVSPSLVELQEAISVANLDLVQIHGDFDEELLTQIGRPVIRAYQFKGDLEDISQEAAYLLFDAPLAGSGQTFDWQAFDKNQIHQPFFIAGGLHAGNVREAIQHFAPYAVDVSSGVETDGQKDLEKIKEFIERVKDGI from the coding sequence TTGACAAAGGTTAAGATTTGCGGCTTGTCAACGGCCAGCGCTGTGGAAACGGCATGCCAGGCTGGTGCAGATTACATTGGCTTTGTCTTTGCTGAGAGCCGTCGGAGGGTCAGTTTGGAGCAAGCTCAGAAGCTAGCTGCCTTGGTGCCGCCTGCTGTTCGAAAGGTAGGAGTTTTCGTCTCTCCGAGCTTGGTAGAGCTGCAGGAAGCTATTTCAGTGGCAAATCTGGATTTGGTGCAGATTCATGGCGATTTTGATGAAGAGCTTCTGACTCAGATTGGCCGTCCGGTTATTAGAGCTTATCAGTTCAAGGGTGATTTAGAAGATATCAGTCAAGAGGCAGCTTACTTGCTCTTTGATGCACCTCTTGCTGGCAGTGGGCAGACCTTTGACTGGCAAGCTTTTGACAAGAATCAAATCCACCAGCCCTTCTTTATCGCCGGTGGTCTGCATGCAGGAAATGTCCGAGAAGCTATTCAGCACTTCGCCCCTTACGCAGTTGATGTCTCAAGCGGGGTCGAGACTGACGGCCAGAAGGACTTAGAAAAGATAAAAGAATTTATAGAAAGAGTGAAAGATGGCATATAA
- the trpC gene encoding indole-3-glycerol phosphate synthase TrpC: MSKEFLPTILRQKEQEVAAMSYEELQPLRSTYSLYDYLKSHPRELQLIAEVKKASPSLGDINLGVDIVEQARTYEGCGAAMISVLTDEIFFKGHLDYLREISSQVTIPTLNKDFIIDEKQIVRARNAGATVILLIVAALPEKRLQELYEFATGLGLEVLVETHNLAELAIAHRIGAQIIGVNNRNLVTFETDINTSLQLSAHFKDGRVYVSESAIFSKEDAELVAPYFHAVLVGTALMQAEDVAEKIKELKIDKG, encoded by the coding sequence ATGAGTAAAGAATTTCTCCCGACGATTCTAAGGCAAAAAGAGCAGGAAGTGGCAGCTATGTCCTATGAAGAACTGCAACCTCTGCGCTCGACCTATTCCCTCTATGACTATCTCAAAAGTCATCCTCGAGAGCTGCAGCTGATTGCTGAGGTTAAAAAAGCCAGTCCCAGTCTGGGAGATATTAATCTCGGTGTGGATATTGTGGAGCAGGCTCGCACCTATGAAGGCTGCGGTGCAGCCATGATTTCGGTTCTGACAGATGAAATTTTCTTCAAAGGACATCTGGATTACCTGAGAGAGATTTCCAGTCAAGTGACCATTCCAACCCTCAATAAGGACTTTATCATTGATGAAAAGCAGATTGTTCGCGCCCGCAATGCCGGAGCAACGGTTATTCTTCTGATTGTGGCTGCCTTGCCTGAAAAGCGTCTGCAAGAACTCTATGAGTTTGCGACAGGTTTAGGTTTGGAAGTTCTGGTCGAAACCCATAATCTGGCGGAGCTGGCAATTGCCCATAGAATAGGAGCACAGATAATCGGTGTCAATAACCGCAATCTAGTTACTTTTGAGACAGATATCAATACCAGTCTCCAGCTGTCTGCCCATTTCAAAGATGGCAGGGTTTACGTATCAGAATCCGCTATTTTCAGCAAGGAAGATGCTGAGCTAGTAGCTCCTTATTTCCATGCGGTTTTAGTCGGAACAGCCCTGATGCAGGCTGAGGATGTGGCAGAAAAAATCAAGGAGCTGAAAATTGACAAAGGTTAA
- the trpD gene encoding anthranilate phosphoribosyltransferase, whose product MKEIIAKLADFKDLSSSEVSDVLERIVTRRVTETQIAAFLLALKMKGETVEERTALAQAMRGHTPQIPTTIRTAMDNCGTGGDRSFSFNVSTTAAFVLAGGGIKMAKHGNRSITSKSGSADVLEALGINLNLDTTSLGKVFDQMGIVFLFAKNLHPAMKYIMPARLSLGVPTIMNLTGPLIHPMVLETQLLGTSRPDMLESTAEVLKNMGRKRAVVVSGPDGLDEAGLHGRTQYALLADGEISLHSFLPSDIGMEEIPLEAIRGGNAKENADILLSVLQNQASPYLEMTALNAGLGFFANGKTDSIEEGIALARQVIASGAAYEKLKQLQEYQK is encoded by the coding sequence ATGAAAGAAATTATTGCAAAACTAGCCGATTTTAAGGATTTAAGCAGCTCGGAAGTGTCAGATGTGCTAGAGCGCATCGTTACTAGAAGAGTAACGGAAACACAAATTGCGGCCTTTTTGCTGGCTCTCAAGATGAAAGGGGAAACAGTAGAGGAACGGACAGCCTTAGCTCAGGCCATGCGAGGCCATACTCCGCAGATCCCTACTACAATCCGCACAGCCATGGACAATTGTGGCACTGGCGGTGATAGATCATTTAGTTTCAATGTTTCGACTACAGCTGCTTTTGTATTAGCAGGTGGTGGGATCAAGATGGCTAAGCACGGTAATCGCTCTATTACTTCTAAATCAGGCTCAGCTGATGTCTTAGAAGCCTTGGGAATTAATCTGAACTTGGATACAACCAGCTTGGGTAAGGTCTTTGATCAGATGGGGATAGTCTTTCTTTTTGCTAAAAACCTTCATCCAGCTATGAAATATATCATGCCAGCTCGTCTCAGTCTAGGTGTTCCCACTATCATGAACCTGACTGGACCGCTCATTCATCCAATGGTTCTAGAAACTCAGCTTTTGGGAACCAGCCGACCAGATATGCTAGAGAGCACGGCAGAGGTTTTGAAAAACATGGGGCGCAAGCGCGCAGTGGTCGTGTCGGGTCCAGATGGTCTAGATGAAGCCGGTCTTCATGGCCGTACCCAGTACGCTTTGCTGGCAGATGGGGAGATCAGCCTGCACAGCTTTCTACCGTCAGACATTGGCATGGAAGAAATTCCTCTTGAAGCAATTCGTGGAGGCAATGCCAAAGAAAATGCAGATATTCTGCTATCTGTCCTGCAAAATCAAGCCAGTCCTTATCTGGAAATGACAGCTCTGAACGCAGGTCTAGGCTTCTTTGCCAATGGGAAAACAGACAGCATAGAAGAAGGAATAGCTTTGGCCCGCCAAGTGATTGCCAGCGGCGCAGCCTATGAAAAACTCAAGCAACTACAGGAGTATCAGAAATGA
- a CDS encoding aminodeoxychorismate/anthranilate synthase component II, translated as MILLIDNYDSFTYNLAQYIGNFAEVKVLRNDDAGLYQAAEEADALVLSPGPGWPADAGRMEELIRDFAGKKPILGICLGHQAIAEVFGGKLGLAPKVMHGKQSILRFEGKSPIYQGIEDGRPVMRYHSILIEEMPEDFEVTARAVDDNSIMAIQHKSLPIYGFQYHPESIGTPDGLSSIKNFIDLVK; from the coding sequence ATGATTTTATTGATTGATAATTATGATTCTTTTACTTACAATCTAGCCCAGTATATCGGCAATTTTGCAGAAGTTAAGGTTCTTAGAAATGATGATGCAGGTCTTTATCAAGCGGCAGAAGAAGCTGATGCTTTGGTTCTGTCTCCGGGTCCAGGCTGGCCAGCAGATGCAGGACGGATGGAAGAGCTGATCCGCGATTTTGCTGGTAAAAAGCCGATTTTGGGGATTTGCTTGGGGCATCAAGCCATTGCAGAAGTATTTGGTGGAAAGCTAGGATTGGCTCCGAAGGTTATGCACGGCAAGCAAAGTATTCTGCGTTTTGAGGGAAAATCTCCTATCTATCAAGGGATAGAAGATGGACGGCCAGTCATGCGTTATCATTCGATTTTGATTGAGGAGATGCCAGAGGACTTTGAAGTGACAGCTCGGGCGGTTGATGACAACTCAATCATGGCTATCCAGCACAAGAGCCTGCCCATTTATGGTTTTCAGTATCATCCAGAAAGTATTGGCACGCCGGACGGCTTGTCGTCCATCAAAAATTTCATCGACTTAGTAAAATAG
- the trpE gene encoding anthranilate synthase component I, translated as MQKILPADILSPILAYMRIKGEHKVILESIPRDSETACFSILAYNPVFEVRYENGQLTKNGQVIEADPLDYLHDLTVRKDHHSDLPFGGGAIGFVGYDMISLYEEIGQIPTDVIGTPDMHFFVYESYMVFDHKKDKVYILEEALYSDRSETDLATSLERIMTELAQPAADEFSPLELSSLNFQSHIEQAAFEKMVEEARSLIRQGDMFQCVLSQRFSAEYSGRPLDYYRNLRVTNPSNYLYFYDFGDYQIIGASPESLVSVKQGQVTTNPIAGTRPRGKDEREDKALAKELLADEKEVAEHRMLVDLGRNDIGKIAQNNSVEVTKYMEVEYFRYVMHLTSVVRGQLLPQLTAMDALKSTLPAGTVSGAPKIRAMKRIYELEQEKRGIYAGAIGYLSATGDMDVAIAIRTMILKNGRAYVQAGAGIVYDSIPANEYQETINKAKSMTKIGDMQ; from the coding sequence ATGCAAAAGATTTTACCAGCTGATATTTTATCGCCAATTCTGGCTTATATGCGGATTAAGGGCGAGCACAAGGTGATTTTGGAGAGTATTCCGAGAGATAGCGAGACAGCCTGCTTTTCTATCCTAGCCTATAATCCAGTCTTTGAAGTTCGCTATGAAAATGGCCAGTTAACAAAGAACGGACAAGTGATAGAGGCGGATCCCTTGGACTATCTTCATGACTTAACAGTAAGAAAAGATCATCATTCAGATCTGCCTTTTGGTGGTGGGGCTATTGGTTTTGTCGGCTATGATATGATTTCCCTCTATGAGGAGATTGGCCAGATACCAACTGATGTGATTGGAACGCCGGATATGCACTTTTTCGTCTATGAGAGTTACATGGTTTTTGACCATAAAAAAGACAAGGTCTATATCCTTGAGGAGGCGCTTTACAGTGATAGAAGCGAAACTGATTTGGCTACTAGTCTGGAGCGAATCATGACTGAGTTGGCGCAGCCTGCGGCAGATGAATTTTCGCCATTGGAGCTGTCCAGTTTGAACTTTCAGAGTCATATCGAGCAGGCAGCTTTTGAAAAAATGGTGGAAGAAGCACGTAGCTTGATTCGGCAGGGAGATATGTTCCAATGTGTCCTCAGTCAGCGTTTTTCAGCAGAGTATTCTGGTAGGCCACTGGATTACTATCGCAATCTGCGTGTGACCAACCCTTCCAACTACCTTTACTTTTATGACTTCGGGGATTATCAGATTATCGGAGCCAGCCCGGAAAGTCTGGTCTCTGTCAAGCAGGGTCAGGTTACGACCAATCCTATTGCTGGTACCAGACCGCGTGGGAAGGATGAGAGAGAGGATAAAGCTTTGGCGAAGGAGTTGCTGGCTGACGAGAAGGAAGTGGCGGAGCATCGCATGTTAGTTGATTTGGGGCGTAATGATATCGGTAAAATTGCCCAGAATAACAGCGTGGAAGTCACTAAGTATATGGAAGTGGAGTATTTCCGCTATGTCATGCATCTGACCAGTGTGGTTCGTGGTCAGCTTTTGCCTCAGCTGACGGCCATGGATGCGCTCAAGTCAACCCTGCCGGCCGGTACCGTCTCGGGCGCGCCTAAGATTCGAGCCATGAAGCGAATTTATGAGTTGGAGCAGGAAAAGCGTGGCATTTATGCGGGAGCTATCGGCTATCTGTCTGCGACAGGGGATATGGATGTTGCCATTGCTATCCGCACTATGATTTTGAAAAATGGCAGAGCTTACGTTCAAGCTGGAGCGGGTATTGTCTATGACTCGATCCCTGCCAATGAATACCAAGAAACCATCAACAAGGCCAAATCAATGACCAAGATAGGAGATATGCAATGA
- the trpB gene encoding tryptophan synthase subunit beta, whose product MTETKGYFGQFGGSFVPEPIQALLDELEATFEKYKDDPEFLKEYRHYLADYSGRETPLYFAESLTQHLGGAKIYLKREDLNHLGSHKLNNVLGQILLAKRMGKTRVIAETGAGQHGVATAAAAAKFGMKCDVYMGAEDVERQRLNVFRMEMMGATVHAVETGTKTLKDAVDAAFGAWMSDLEAFYVLGSAVGPHPYPTIVHEFQKVISEESRRQILDKEGRLPDYVIACVGGGSNAIGAFSQYVADEEVKLVGVEAAGRGLDTDQHAATMTKGSVGVVDGMKTYAVFAEDGQVAPVYSISAGLDYPGVGPEHAFFKDSGRVEYVAATDDEAVDALLLLTQKEGILPAIESSHAIAEAIKRAPQLSSDQIIIINVSGRGDKDVAAIADYLEKRK is encoded by the coding sequence ATGACGGAAACTAAAGGATATTTTGGACAATTCGGCGGCTCCTTTGTACCGGAGCCTATCCAGGCCTTGCTGGATGAATTAGAAGCGACTTTTGAGAAGTACAAGGATGACCCAGAATTTTTAAAGGAATACCGGCATTATTTGGCGGATTATTCAGGTCGGGAGACCCCGCTTTACTTTGCCGAAAGCCTGACCCAGCATCTGGGTGGAGCGAAGATTTATCTGAAGCGGGAAGATCTCAATCACTTGGGCTCCCATAAGCTTAATAATGTTTTGGGACAGATTCTTCTAGCTAAGCGCATGGGCAAGACCCGAGTAATTGCTGAAACTGGAGCTGGCCAGCATGGTGTAGCAACTGCGGCAGCCGCAGCTAAGTTTGGTATGAAGTGCGATGTCTACATGGGTGCAGAAGATGTAGAACGCCAGCGGCTCAATGTTTTCCGAATGGAAATGATGGGGGCGACTGTTCACGCTGTGGAAACAGGCACCAAAACCCTCAAGGATGCAGTTGATGCAGCCTTTGGAGCTTGGATGAGCGATTTGGAAGCCTTCTATGTTTTGGGTTCGGCTGTCGGACCTCACCCCTATCCGACGATTGTCCATGAGTTCCAAAAGGTGATTAGTGAAGAATCTCGCCGTCAGATTTTGGACAAGGAAGGCCGCTTGCCGGACTATGTTATTGCCTGCGTAGGTGGCGGCTCCAATGCCATCGGTGCTTTCTCCCAGTATGTGGCGGATGAAGAAGTCAAGTTGGTTGGTGTTGAAGCAGCCGGGCGTGGACTTGACACAGACCAGCATGCGGCGACCATGACCAAGGGAAGCGTCGGGGTAGTGGATGGTATGAAGACCTACGCTGTCTTTGCTGAAGATGGTCAGGTAGCGCCGGTTTACTCCATTTCGGCAGGCTTGGACTATCCTGGAGTTGGTCCCGAACATGCTTTCTTTAAAGATTCTGGCCGAGTAGAATACGTGGCAGCGACAGATGATGAAGCTGTGGATGCCTTGCTTCTCTTGACACAAAAGGAGGGAATTTTGCCGGCAATCGAAAGCTCTCATGCCATTGCTGAAGCCATCAAGCGAGCTCCGCAATTGTCATCTGACCAAATCATCATTATCAATGTATCTGGTCGTGGAGACAAGGATGTGGCAGCCATTGCCGACTATCTAGAAAAACGAAAATAA